The proteins below come from a single Anguilla rostrata isolate EN2019 chromosome 3, ASM1855537v3, whole genome shotgun sequence genomic window:
- the b4galt7 gene encoding beta-1,4-galactosyltransferase 7 encodes MMYSSRRKPVLYFKEDRRFLSWKCSILKLFGLCLVLVLVPLLWLQLSCSGDMNRATVEDSHLPHQPCSLDRQALVADSPSWGPHKMALLIPFRERFEELLVFVPYMHAFLNKKKIRHKIFVINQVDHFRFNRASLINVGFEESGNDTDYIAMHDVDLLPLNEALDYGFPDQGPFHIASPELHPLYHYKTYVGGILLLTKRHYQMCNGMSNRFWGWGREDDEFYRRLRKAGLELFRPVGITTGYKTFRHIHDPAWRKRDQKRIASQKQEQFKVDAEGGLTNLRYKVESRQDLTISGAPCTIVSVKLECDQNQTPWCLLN; translated from the exons ATGATGTATTCTTCCCGAAGGAAACCGGTCCTGTACTTTAAAGAGGACCGAAG ATTTCTGTCCTGGAAATGCAGCATATTGAAGCTCTTTGGCCTGTGCCTGGTGCTCGTCTTGGTGCCACTGCTGTGGCTGCAGCTCAGCTGCTCTGGGGACATGAACCGGGCTACAGTGGAGGACAGCCACCTGCCTCATCAGCCCTGTTCACTGGACAGACAGGCGCTCGTAGCCGACAGCCCCTCATGGGGTCCACATAAGATGGCCCTCCTCATCCCTTTCCGGGAGCGCTTTGAAGAGCTGCTGGTCTTTGTTCCTTATATGCACGCCTTTCTGAACAAGAAGAAAATTCGGcacaaaatatttgttattaACCAAGTGGATCACTTTCG gtTCAACCGAGCTTCTCTCATAAACGTGGGTTTTGAGGAAAGTGGAAACGACACAGATTACATCGCTATGCACGACGTGGACCTGCTGCCTCTAAACGAAGCGCTGGACTATGGATTCCCAGACCAGGGGCCCTTTCATATAGCCTCCCCTGAGCTGCACCCGCTCTACCACTATAAGACCTACGTGGGAGGAATACTGCTCCTTACCAAACGGCACTATCAGATG TGCAATGGTATGTCCAATCGTTTCTGGGGTTGGGGAAGAGAGGATGACGAGTTCTACCGGAGACTGAGAAAGGCAGGATTAGAG CTTTTCCGGCCTGTTGGAATTACCACAGGTTACAAAACCTTCCGACACATCCATGATCCTGCCTGGAGGAAAAGAGACCAGAAGAGAATAGCTTCACAGAAGCAG GAGCAGTTCAAGGTGGACGCTGAGGGCGGGTTGACAAACCTTCGCTACAAAGTGGAGTCACGGCAGGATCTGACCATTAGCGGCGCTCCATGCACCATCGTCAGTGTTAAACTAGAATGTGACCAGAACCAGACTCCTTGGTGCCTGCTAAATTAG
- the tmed9 gene encoding transmembrane emp24 domain-containing protein 9: protein MVAVKMQFSVFSVLLFNVLYNLTSALYFHIGETEKKCFIEEIPDETMIIGNYRTQLYDKQKEEYLPATQGLGMFVEVKDPDEKVILSRQYGSEGRFTFTSHTPGEHQICLHSNSSKFALFAGGMLRVHLDIQVGEHTNNYAEIAAKDKLTELQLRVRQLVEQVDQIQKEQNYQRYREERFRQTSESTNQRVLWWSIVQTLILVAIGFWQMRHLKSFFEAKKLV, encoded by the exons ATGGTGGCCGTCAAAATGCAGTTTAgcgtgttttctgttttgttgtttaacGTTCTATACAATTTGACCAGCGCGTTATATTTTCACATAGGGGAGACAGAAAAGAAATGCTTTATAGAGGAAATTCCGGATGAAACCATGATCATAG GGAACTATCGCACACAGTTGTATGACAAACAGAAGGAAGAGTACTTGCCTGCAACACAAGGACTTGGGATGTTTGTGGAAGTGAAAGACCCTGATGAGAAG GTGATTCTGTCTCGCCAGTATGGGTCAGAAGGCCGATTCACATTCACCTCTCACACCCCTGGTGAACACCAGATTTGCCTGCACTCCAACTCCTCCAAGTTTGCGCTCTTTGCAGGTGGAATGCTG aGGGTTCACCTGGATATTCAGGTTGGGGAGCACACCAATAATTATGCTGAGATCGCGGCCAAAGACAAACTGACCGAGCTGCAGCTCAGGGTGCGACAGCTTGTTGAACAGGTTGACCAGATTCAGAAGGAGCAGAACTACCAGAGG TACCGTGAAGAACGTTTTAGGCAGACCAGCGAGAGCACCAACCAGAGAGTCCTGTGGTGGTCCATCGTCCAGACACTCATCCTCGTGGCCATTGGCTTCTGGCAGATGAGGCACCTCAAGAGCTTTTTTGAGGCCAAGAAACTAGTCTAG